The genome window TGGACCCAAGCCTAAGGAAGCACACGCCATCTACGAGGCCGAGAAGGCCAAACCTCGACTTCGAGCTGTCGTTCTTGACTTCACCGCCGTTGCCAACCTCGATACAACCGGTGTTCAAAACTTGATCGACACTCGGGTGGCTGTCGAGAAATGGGCTGATGGACCAGTCGAGTTCCACTTCTGCGGTATCCTCTCCCCTTGGATTCGAAGAGCTTTGATTGCTGGAGGTTTCGGGACCGGTACAGCTCGAGCTGGAACAGCACTAGAAGTCGCCCCTGCTGTCATCGAAAACCTCGAGAATGTAGCATCACCCAGTGCcgacagagagagatacgccaacgacgaagaggcaTTCGGTTTCGCTTCCGCTGCGGGCAAGAACGGTTCAGGGAGCAGCACTCCCCCATCTGGCGGGGCTTCGTTCGACGATGAAAAGGCTacggaaggaagatcttCGTCTGAATGGCGACGGGAACCGAGACTCAATATCGATGGAAGTCGAATTTCCAACAGGAGAGATAGTGGCAACTCCGGCCCTACCATCCATCTGTTGGACAGATCAACTCCATTCTTCCACTTTGACTTGCAAGATGCTCTCAACTCGCTTGATCTGAAGAACGACGAGTAGTCTAGTCTGTCTTATTTTGTCTTGCAGTGGTCCGGCTCGCTTCCTTTTGgtctttcttcgtctctcgTCTATCATCTTTCAAGGGTTTTCCATCGGTCGTCTCGCATCTTCAGCAGTAGTATGTCTCAAGTAGTATCAGTAGTACAACAGTCAACGTCAGAAGTATCTTACACATACATAACTTAGTCTAGTCGGATCGTCACAACAACGAATGCCAATGAATTGTAATGACTCAATGCTCCCAGCTGACAATGTGCAGTTGAACAATCCTGAGGATTACAGTTTGAGCAGGTCAGTATTTGCCAGGCGGTCAACCAATGCAGAGAAGGTGCGTGACAAGCTTCGTGATCGAAGTAGAGATGGAAATATTCTTGTGCGATCCTCAGTGCTTCCTTTCCAGTCCCTCAGATCCTGAAGCCAGAAGGGTAGTGAATCCAGACAAGCAGCGcgagacgatgacgatgaccaGGTCCATGTTACGCAGAAAGAGAACATAGGGATCATTTTGTATATGGGTTGGTTATAGGGGTATAATGCGATGCATCGACAACCACATTTACAATTATCTCCCTCCACTGTGCCctgatcctcatccagAGTCAAGTTTATGCTCCACCGCTATCAGAACGAAAAAGGGAAGTATCAGTCAGTATTTTACGCGACTAACGGGATGTGGGGAGTAGCTTGAACCGGGGCGTGGGAGGCGAGGGGATAAGGAGAGCTACATACACCAAGATGTTGTTACTGCAAAACCAAACAAGCACAAATGATATCAGCCAACGTGTCATTCGTGCCCTCGAGGATATAAATGGAGACAATCTTGACAGGGCAAACCACAACACTCACATGGGGATATGGATTAGCTTGACGAAGAAACCGATGAATCCCATGACGGCGAAACCGACAGCGACAGCTCGACAGAGCTGGATATATTCTGTGGGAAAAGGTAAGGATGCGTCAGTACTGGGACATTGTCAAGGTTCATGTGAGGTAGCGATCGTATGGGATGGACATGGAAAATTTGATCCGAAACGGGGGACAACAGCAGTGACGTTGCAGGCTCTTCTTCGCGTTGCCTATCTCCTATTCTTTCTCCCGGTGGGGTCCATTGCACCCTCGCGCAATTCAAGAGAGGAAACACCACGAAATCCACGAGATCGACAACGTGTCACTCGCTCCCTCTGAATGTCCATTCCCAACACAGTCACGTTCTCGCCGTCGACTTCCTAACGGTCGGTACTCTCCGCAACCTCAACCCTAATCCAGTGACACGGAGATATCGAGCCTTGCGATGCCGTCTTAACAGCGTTGTCTTCACATCGAGCTTACAACGAGaatctccttcccttccacttTGTGCGGACATTTTATGGCGATGCGTCCAGCATGTCCCGCTGACACTTCCAAGGTCAACAAAAAAGGGAAGGGTACTAACCTTGTTTAGATGGTTTTGTACATCGGTTGACGAACTACGATGAGAACAAAATCAGAATCGCGTACATCCGGACATTCAGAGGTACGAGAAGAGGTGCAATCGAAATCTCGCAGCTCAAGATGCATTGCCTGCTGAGGACCTCGAGGAtgtgagagcgagagagggatagagagagagagtgagagtgagtgagagagagagagagagcgcTCACCTGAGTACCCTCCTTCACGAACTGTTGAGGGATCTCAGCGAACTCTGTGAACCGTTCGGACATTTTGGGTATgcggtggtggagaaggtgcCGAGGGGAAGTTGAGACacaaggatgagagggtCAACGATAACATCTCCCTTAAGATCGATTGGTGTTGCGAGCGAGTAACCGGATTCAGAGATGTGCTGGAAGCTCAAAAAGACGGGATCAAATGCTGGCGTGCCTAACTTGTATGCCTACGTGCTTGTTGTGCAAAAGCCCAATATCCGAGCAGGGGTTGGGTTGAACCACGACCCGCCATAGCTGAGAAGTATGTGTATGTGCATGCTTATGAAATCCGGCTAATTTGCTCTATGCTGATCCCAGGTGTGTATGCCTGCAAGGTGTGGTGTTGTTCTATTGTTGCGATGCGCCGATCGTTGCCTTAGGCCTTGACCCCAGTCCACATGGTTGCGATACCACCTGTGAAATCTGTCCAAGCGCCACCTTTACCCTCTTTCATCTGCCCCGTCTGGAATCCTGCTTCTTGGACACTGGCAACACATGTATGTCAGCTGCATTCCTTGTGTGATTCAGAAGGACAGATGGGCGAAGTGTTTGGATCGAGATATTGGTCACTCACAGCTTGGCGAACTCGGGTTGTGAAGGGAATCGCTCGATCGATTCGACGAGATATTGGTATGAGTCTGCGTCACCCGCGAGAATCTTTCCCATTATGGGGATGAATGAGAAGGAGTATTGACGGTAAACCCTGCGAGAGGTGGGGTCAGTGACAGACCACAGGTATTATTTGGAAGTTTGTGGTCCGAGGTGatttctcttctttcatCTGCTCAATCTACACCGTTGCGCTCCTCGCATAGCAGAGATGCACAGAAGGCAGATACTCACTCTCTGAACAGCGGATTCGACACCTTTCCAAACTCCAGAACACCGATCTTCCCACCCGGCTTCAATACCCTGTAAGCTTCTGAGAGTACGGCAGGAAGGGAGGTACAGTTTCGGATACCGAAAGCGATGGTGTACAGGTCGATCGAGTTATCTTGGATATGTGTGGGGAGCGATTGTGCGTTACCATGCGTGAAGGTGATTTGGGGGGCTGCGAAGAGAAATGGCGAGTGAGcacgagatcgagagacATACCGGACCAGCACGAAAGGTACTTCAGTTGCGCTTGGGTTTCCAAAGAACATTGAAGCAAAGTGTTTTGGGCTctgagatgatggatacTGCACTCACTGTTATAGTACAGAGTCTTTGCAACCCTCTTTCTACCCTCATTCAACATCCCTTGATTCAGATCGACAATCTCAACCTCGATATCTCTGCACGCAAATTTCTCCCTTGCCCTGTCCAAAATTCTCAACGCAATATCGCCAGTACCACCTGCAACATCGAGACATTTGAACGTTGAGGATGTCGAACTCGCTGTAGGGTCGGTCAGTGCAGAGGGGTTCTGGTGCAGAGATGGAGGTAGACGAGGGACCATGGTAGATACGAAAGAATCTTTCCATAATCTGTGGATACCGAGTGACATGGAATCGTTCATCAGATCATAGCTCGATGCGACTGAGCTGAACACTCCGCCAACTGATCATCAAAACAAGGCACAATCAGCTGCGTTCCCGACCGACTCTCTCAATGTGTGAGTGGGCATTAGATGTCACCCACCCAatgtctctttctcttcctctggaACTTCCTTGAATCCGAAATGagtcgtcttcttcgctccgGCTCCGCTCGCCGTACCTCCAGGCGTCAAAGGCGGCACACTGGACGTACTGCCATCGGTGGCGACGTTGAGAGCGGCGTGCGTGGTGACAATatgacgagatcgagatacGTTGGTTTTGGCCAACGCTCGAAGTCGGAGTAATCGGGTTGGCGCGATCATTGTGCTTGAGCTCCGCTGCAAAGTATCAATTGAATTCGAGGTACTACGAAGCCGCAGCGTAGATGATCTGTCTGATATCAGTGGCTTGGAGTAATGCGGTGATGTGATACGGTATTCAGTGAGcaagacgagagagagagtgaatccgaagaagaggaatgagaTCTCTCCCCCTTCGACCTGTTTCAGGGACAATTAGAGACCAAGACCTACGCGGCAAGTGTTAATGCTgcaccactcactccaaTTTTCTCATTACTTAGACATCCATCGTCGCATTCTCttgcttctccttttctccttctctgaTTTGATCAATAGACAGTCTACGTAGAACGTAAAGCTCttgcttctttctcttcgttcAAGTCGTTTCTTCGACGGCCAGTCGATCGGTCTTTCTCGATCCAGTGGGACACTTTTCGCTCCAACTCTTCTTATCTGCAAAGCCTTCCCGCGTTTCTTACAACTCCCACGGATCTTTGACGATCAATACGGTACAGTACAAACGAACCGAGATGATCTCCTCACCGCGATCGACCATCCTCTTTTTCATCGTCTCTCATATCTTATCCCTCTTACCTCAAGCTTCGGCATCGCCATCGACCTCTCCCAACAATGTGGACTTTTCGCCACGCGGAGAGTTCGATCGTATCCCAGTGGAGCGAGCGGAAGTTCTAGGTTCTGCGACGACGGGCATGAGAAAACGTGCTACGGCCTATAACAATCCTGCCGATGCTGGGGGATACATGTTGACCGTGAGTCCTGACTTCCTTCAAATCGTTAGACAATTGGCAAGGTGGCCAAGACCGATCATTTTCATGCCAAGAGATAATATCAGTGATCCGTCTGAGCTTAGCTGACCTGTCTTTCCCGTCATTTCGTCAGATCGTGAACGGGACATATCCAGCTGGCCTGGGTGAACCTCTAAATGTAATTCTTTCTGGAGACTCGGACTCGATGGTGCTCGTCAAGAGTGTTGACAATGGTGGTTTCTTAAATTATATGCTGTGAGTTTGCAATTCCCTAACTCCTGTCCAGTCTTCCAATTTGTGTGCcaagctcacctctcttcttcttctcctctcgctgCATAGCACTGCTGGACTCGGCGAGGAATGTCTAGGTCAACATCTCGGTTCGGATCAATCTGCGAATCTAGGAGACGGTCAAGGGAACGTGACAGAAGTTGAGGAATTGCGATACAACTACGGCGATCCTTATATCGGGACCTGTCAAGAGACCTTCCAAGGTGGATTGCATCTGAGGTATTGGATTCAGAACAATACAGGAGCATATTTCATGGCTGTCTCAGTAGAGAAGAGTCTGACGGAAGGTCATGATATCGTAcgagatgggtgagtgatcgatTCTCAGTCTGTCTTCAAGATCCATGCCTTGAAGGTTGTGGCAAGCAAGGTCGAGCAGCAGCTCAGGGGTTTGGGACAGAAATTATTGGTCATCAGAGCAAGGCTGAGATACGATTCTATCGGAACAGATACAACATCGGTCGAGACCACTTGATTGGTAACCTTACCGGGCAAACTGTCGAGACAAGAAATGTCACGAACCAAACAACACTGTCGGGGTCGGGTATGTACAAGAACTACACGTATCAAACGGACGTTCAGTATGTCTCAGGACTGCTGAGAAATTCAAGTGGTCAGTTTTCGATCGATTTTGGACTACTTGACGGCTGACGTATTCTTGCGATTCTTGCGTAGACGATATCAACCACTACTACACGTGAGTCACGCACCGTTATGGACAATGCAGATCCTGATTTCGGATCCTTAGCGTTGAGCAAGACGGTCTACCCGCCATTGACGGTCTTGTTGCTGTTATGACGGTCAGGATCACCGCCAGACCCCAATCGTGAGCGAATCTTCGAGGTTCTTGTTGAGAGTTGTGATGCTGACCCGTGGATCGGAGGAGTGCTGCCTTCGCTACCCTCGCGCGAATGCCGGTCATAGCGCTGTTGGTTCCGGGCTTTATCGCAGGTGTCTTCTCACTCTTCTAGGTCACGATATGATATCAATCCCCCAGCATGGCGACGTTATAGATGGTGTTCCTCAAAATCTAGAAATCTTCTTCTGCGGTCCACAGCTTTCAACTCCGTTCGTAATTTTCTCATGACTTTCCTACCGCCCCCTTCCTTACTGCGATCGCTGTCACTGTCTCATAGTATTGTAGCATATCATAAAATAGAGTTCTCAGTAGACTGGGACAATGAACCTTTCGGACGGCCGACTGACTTGTTTGTGTATGCATTGATGTTTTGTTATCGACTATTTCTGACCTGCATGCATGAGCAAAGAAGCAGTCGTGGTGATGATAGCATTGCAAACGTCATGCTGTTTAAATTCCGCCACTCAGGgaaatcaatcaatcagtAGTAGTCAGCTCTGAGCGTGGAtgggggaaggaggagattaCAACGATTCACTCATCTTTCGCATccttcatccatcttctATCCATAACAATCTTTCACATCCATTGGTCACGCAGCGGCTCTTCTCACCACACCTGAACAGTAGACAAAGGAACCCCTCCACCAGTCGTACATACACTACCCTTCTACTTCTCGGCAAGTGTCCATAAGAGATTTCAGACTCGATTCGATATGGCCGCCCCGATGCAGGTTGACGAGGCCGTCCCTGGCGATTCTAGTGAGTAGTCCTCTCAGCCTCTACTTGTGTCTAGGAAGAGAAGCTGACGCCGGGGTTCCTTTTCCAGTTGATGGTGAGCTATCTGTGCATCTACCGCCGGCTTGTATCCGGCGTGGGCGAGGGGCGAGCAAATGTGTATGGTTGAAATTGAAGCTGATTAATAATATCGTTTGATCA of Kwoniella newhampshirensis strain CBS 13917 chromosome 3, whole genome shotgun sequence contains these proteins:
- a CDS encoding protein translocase SEC61 complex gamma subunit, archaeal and eukaryotic; this translates as MSERFTEFAEIPQQFVKEGTQFVNRCTKPSKQEYIQLCRAVAVGFAVMGFIGFFVKLIHIPINNILVYVALLIPSPPTPRFKLLPTSR